The following are encoded together in the Penicillium digitatum chromosome 3, complete sequence genome:
- a CDS encoding MFS transporter, putative, protein MAEPDITDSSTKKDWRFVAIFSALCMAAFLAALDTSIIATALPTIAAALHSETLYVWTITSYLLASTAVQPLFGQMADIFGRRNLTILSVALFALGSGIAGGANNTAMMIGGRTVQGVGGGGINVMVEIVVCDLVSLRERGKYVGIIGSMWAIGSVIGPIVGGALSQHATWRWIFYINLPLSGATLALLIPFLRLNYRREGTILDRLKRVDYLGNTVLILAVISVLLALTWGGTVHAWSSWRTIVPLVLGMAGLVGFLIYEASPAVKKATMPISLFTNRTSATTYLLSFLHGMILYWACYFLPVYFQAVLEASPTRSGIMLLPIATTTAPFGVVAGVLITVTGHYRTFHFLGFGLMTIACGLFSLLDQHSTTGDWVGFQILFGVGAGFVFTSCLPAILAALPESEVARATATWTFLRSFGSVWGTAIPSAIFNSHVNKLVVSIPDSATRALMVNGGAYEHATATFLRSYNGSPLKLDIIRVYVDSLRLIWYVALPFAGIGFPLAFLIKGLHLRDELNTEFGMTENIECDEKQPTTRG, encoded by the coding sequence ATGGCCGAGCCAGACATCACTGACTCCAGCACCAAGAAAGACTGGCGCTTTGTAGCCATATTCTCGGCTCTATGTATGGCTGCATTTCTGGCGGCTCTCGATACATCCATCATCGCGACCGCCTTGCCAACTATAGCTGCAGCACTCCACTCAGAAACTCTCTATGTTTGGACAATTACTTCTTACCTCCTCGCCTCGACGGCCGTCCAGCCGCTTTTCGGACAGATGGCTGACATCTTCGGCCGGCGAAACCTGACAATTCTCTCGGTTGCACTGTTTGCCCTTGGCAGTGGCATCGCTGGTGGTGCAAACAACACCGCGATGATGATCGGAGGACGAACTGTTCAGGGCGTCGGTGGAGGCGGCATCAATGTTATGGTTGAGATTGTGGTCTGTGACCTCGTCTCACTCCGCGAACGAGGAAAGTACGTTGGAATCATCGGCTCCATGTGGGCAATCGGATCGGTCATCGGTCCCATCGTCGGCGGCGCTTTGTCTCAACATGCCACCTGGCGCTGGATATTCTACATCAATCTTCCCTTGTCGGGTGCCACTCTCGCTCTTTTGATTCCGTTCCTACGTCTGAATTACCGTCGAGAAGGCACCATTCTCGATCGCTTGAAGCGAGTAGACTATCTGGGCAACACCGTTCTTATCCTTGCCGTGATCTCCGTTCTGCTGGCTCTAACGTGGGGTGGGACTGTGCATGCCTGGTCTTCATGGCGCACGATCGTCCCCTTGGTTTTAGGCATGGCCGGTCTTGTTGGATTCTTAATTTATGAAGCTTCTCCGGCTGTGAAGAAGGCCACCATGCCGATTTCTCTATTCACGAATCGCACATCTGCCACGACTTACCTGTTGAGTTTCTTGCATGGAATGATCCTGTACTGGGCGTGCTATTTCTTACCGGTCTATTTTCAAGCTGTATTAGAGGCTTCACCTACACGATCGGGGATCATGCTCCTGCCAATTGCGACAACAACCGCACCATTTGGGGTAGTGGCTGGAGTTCTGATCACGGTCACCGGCCACTATCGCACTTTTCATTTCTTGGGATTCGGTTTGATGACTATCGCATGTGGACTCTTCAGTCTTCTTGATCAGCATTCGACCACGGGCGACTGGGTAGGGTTTCAGATTTTGTTTGGAGTTGGCGCCGGCTTTGTTTTTACTAGTTGTCTGCCGGCTATCCTCGCGGCCTTGCCCGAGTCTGAAGTTGCCAGGGCCACAGCGACTTGGACATTCCTACGAAGCTTCGGGTCTGTGTGGGGCACAGCTATCCCTTCGGCGATATTCAATTCACACGTAAACAAGCTTGTCGTCTCCATTCCCGATTCGGCTACCAGAGCGCTCATGGTTAACGGTGGAGCTTACGAACATGCTACCGCCACATTCCTTCGGTCTTACAACGGCTCGCCTCTCAAATTGGATATCATACGTGTTTATGTAGACAGTTTGCGCTTAATTTGGTATGTGGCACTCCCATTTGCCGGAATCGGGTTCCCTTTGGCATTTTTGATCAAGGGACTGCACCTTCGGGATGAGCTCAACACGGAGTTTGGAATGACGGAGAATATCGAGTGTGATGAAAAGCAACCCACAACAAGAGGTTAG
- a CDS encoding Polyketide synthase, whose translation MKPSEYPTEPIVVVGAGCRFPGGISSPSKLWDAICSQRDVLSTIPPSRFNPKGFYHPNGERDGSTNVSKAYLLEGDISAFDATFFGINPREAEAIDPQHRMLLETVYEAMEDAGLTISNMKGSDTAVYVGLMTGDYHELQIRDPENMPIYMATGTARSILSNRLSYFFDWKGPSMTIDTACSSSLVALHYAVQSLRAGECQVAVAAGANLILGPEMMIAEANLHMLSPTGRSRMWDAAADGYARGEGFSAVMLKTLSQAIADEDHIDYIIRETGVNQDGRTKGITMPSSSSQAALIRQTYQKAGLDCSRLDDRCQFFEAHGTGTPRGDPIEAQAIHDAFFASKSSEKCNFYVGSVKTVIGHLEGCAGLAGLLKAGEAVRRGQIPPNMHFNHMNPEIIPFFNECTVPTKALPWPTSSGIRRASVNSFGFGGTNAHAIIESYDQPHKEPSTSKNCLPLPFTFSASNESSLSPNIRNCVELLESNDSLELNDVASALLTQRSQLSVRVAFSGASKQLFLPRFNFCSISPTKGLQALKISSNSF comes from the coding sequence ATGAAGCCATCAGAATATCCTACGGAGCCCATCGTGGTTGTCGGTGCTGGCTGTCGTTTCCCGGGGGGCATCAGTAGCCCGTCTAAGCTTTGGGATGCCATTTGTTCACAGCGTGACGTTCTATCGACAATTCCCCCTTCTCGGTTTAATCCAAAAGGTTTCTATCATCCTAATGGTGAGCGCGATGGAAGCACCAATGTCAGCAAAGCATATCTTCTCGAAGGAGATATCAGCGCTTTCGATGCCACATTCTTCGGCATCAATCCGCGGGAGGCTGAAGCAATTGACCCACAACACCGAATGCTTCTTGAGACAGTGTACGAGGCTATGGAAGATGCAGGCCTCACGATAAGCAACATGAAAGGCTCCGACACTGCGGTCTACGTTGGTCTGATGACTGGTGACTATCACGAACTGCAAATTCGCGATCCAGAAAACATGCCCATTTACATGGCAACAGGCACGGCGCGTAGCATTCTCTCCAACCGGTTGTCATATTTTTTTGATTGGAAAGGTCCATCCATGACCATTGATACTGCATGTTCGTCAAGTCTGGTAGCGTTGCACTACGCCGTTCAATCACTTCGCGCCGGTGAATGCCAGGTTGCTGTGGCTGCTGGTGCCAATCTCATCCTGGGACCTGAGATGATGATTGCCGAAGCAAACCTTCACATGTTATCCCCCACAGGAAGGTCACGTATGTGGGATGCTGCAGCTGATGGATATGCTCGTGGAGAAGGTTTCTCTGCGGTGATGCTGAAAACCCTATCCCAAGCTATCGCCGATGAAGATCACATTGATTATATCATTCGCGAGACTGGCGTGAACCAGGATGGCCGAACCAAAGGAATCACAATGCCTAGCTCTTCATCACAGGCAGCGCTGATTCGCCAAACTTACCAGAAGGCTGGTCTCGATTGCTCCCGTCTGGATGATCGGTGTCAGTTCTTTGAAGCTCACGGCACCGGAACCCCTCGAGGAGACCCGATAGAAGCTCAGGCTATCCACGATGCCTTTTTTGCATCCAAGTCTTCGGAGAAGTGCAACTTCTATGTTGGCTCCGTCAAAACCGTGATCGGTCATTTGGAGGGGTGTGCCGGTTTGGCCGGCCTGCTCAAGGCAGGAGAAGCGGTTCGCAGAGGACAAATTCCACCAAACATGCATTTCAACCACATGAACCCTGAAATAATTCCCTTTTTTAATGAGTGCACGGTTCCGACTAAAGCCCTCCCATGGCCTACCTCAAGCGGTATTCGACGAGCCAGTGTGAACTCATTTGGATTCGGAGGAACCAACGCCCATGCGATCATTGAGAGCTATGATCAGCCACACAAGGAACCCTCAACTTCAAAAAACTGCTTACCATTGCCTTTCACATTCTCTGCCTCCAACGAGAGCTCATTATCACCAAATATTCGCAACTGTGTGGAGCTCCTGGAATCAAATGATTCTTTGGAGCTTAATGATGTTGCGTCCGCATTGTTGACTCAACGTTCCCAGCTCTCGGTCCGGGTTGCCTTCTCTGGGGCTTcaaaacaactctttttgcccagattcaatttttgttctatctcgccaaccaagggcctacaggctctcaaaattagttcaaattctttctaa
- a CDS encoding Reverse transcriptase, putative: MLAKAGVSLQALRGLTGSTWGASLSAMRAIYQAVMIPQMLFGAAAWHSPLTSTLRERSYVKQFANIQSRAACLMSGAFKTTAREALDIELHLLPMQQQLDRLVQLAAIRIRTGPAYAVPKTMLVERGHMQKQRGGYTPMEAQTWKKGGCLTTPLGPLASTWESRKAYIQAPWTKPPRVYIEERERAINTHKRTTEQLYAPARLYTDGSGYQGGIGAAVYPAYPYRRNEARLCNMGTDDDATVYAAELRAIEMALEVIKERFNDDNEWRDCLAKSGVVIFTDNQATLRAIQNPRMPSGQVYLEGCLRLLEWCNDKIQVELRWVPAHEGIPGNEAADMYAKEAATTTETNIHDTNANANTNANTNDNTNVNTNVNHNRSIRLAAAASKSVKRESTIAWEKAWTKGGSKRTARRTRRMIEVPSKSNLTYWKGLRKATTSVLIQLRTGIIGLAEYLSKIKRSDSPRCQCDLGNQSVKHVLLECPLLKELRSEMVEELFMEGVSTTLGEQAMLTEVKAAPIVAKFMIASGLLGQFQSVDSVAMGKEQGEEDSKPKPTQDTANVGETGNTSQWPGARSAEVTSHQRTWRTTHAADEDEEAWRHDPNLFVFDLPE; encoded by the coding sequence atgcttgctaaggccggcgtcagtttacaagcactaagaggactgactggctccacatggggagcatctctctccgctatgcgtgctatctaccaagcagtgatgatcccacagatgctcttcggagcagctgcctggcactcaccgctgaccagcacactaagagaacgaagctacgtgaaacaatttgcaaacatccagtcaagggcagcctgtttaatgagcggtgccttcaaaacaactgctagggaggcactggatattgaactgcatttgctacctatgcagcagcagcttgaccggctagtccagttggctgctattcgtatacgtacaggcccggcatacgcagtgccgaaaacaatgctagtggagagaggacacatgcaaaagcaaaggggggggtatacaccgatggaggcccaaacctggaagaagggtggctgcctcactacacccttggggccattggcgagtacttgggagagcaggaaggcatacatccaggcaccatggaccaagccaccaagggtatacattgaggagagagagcgagcaataaacacacacaagcgaaccaccgaacaactctatgcaccagcaaggctctataccgatgggagcgggtatcaaggcggcattggggccgcagtgtacccggcatacccatacaggcggaatgaagccaggctgtgtaatatggggaccgacgacgacgccactgtgtacgctgccgagctacgtgctatcgagatggcattggaagtcatcaaagaaaggttcaatgatgacaacgaatggcgggactgtctggctaagagtggagtggtcatctttacagataaccaggcgacgctcagagccatccaaaacccacgaatgccatctggccaggtatatcttgaaggatgtctccggctgttggaatggtgcaatgataaaatccaggtggaactacgctgggtccccgcacatgaaggcattccggggaatgaggctgcagacatgtatgcaaaagaagcagctaccaccaccgagaccaacattcatgataccaatgccaatgccaacaccaatgccaacaccaatgacaacaccaatgtcaacaccaatgtcaaccacaaccgatctatccggcttgccgccgcagcgagcaagagtgtgaagcgagaatcgacgatcgcgtgggagaaggcatggacaaagggaggatcaaagaggacagcgaggaggacgaggaggatgatcgaggtgccaagcaagtcaaatttgacttattggaagggcctgcggaaagcgacaacatcagttttgatccaactccgcacaggtatcatcggacttgctgaatatctgtccaaaatcaagcgaagcgactcaccgcgctgtcaatgtgacctgggaaaccagagtgtgaagcatgtcttgctggagtgcccgcttctgaaggaactgcggtcggagatggtggaggaattgtttatggagggggtgtcgacaacgcttggagaacaagcaatgttgacagaagtgaaggcagcgccgatcgtggcgaagttcatgatcgcatcgggactcttgggacagtttcagtcagtggactcggtcgccatgggtaaggagcagggggaggaggattcaaaaccgaaaccaacccaagacactgcgaatgttggagaaacagggaacacatcacagtggccgggcgccaggtccgccgaggtcacctcacaccaacgcacatggagaacaacgcacgctgccgatgaagacgaagaagcatggcgccatgacccgaacctattcgtgttcgacctgccggagtga
- a CDS encoding Cytochrome P450 monooxygenase, putative, protein MVNLHRQYGPIVVLAPGIIGVSDPEAIRRIIVTEDWPKSHAIYANFRQDPERPTLLAFTDKKAYSHRKRLVSSTFGIRYIRGMEPIMRECVAVAIDQISSICDNNQGEAMIDIHRLIRALAVDIIGATVFGETFNVVKQGSHPLPSTIEHSLVLSGIFQFLPWLKGLPWFPARDPYIDQFTLEIVTQRRATMTKEPRKDLLQKLVEAVDDRPGSSFRTSDLQDEAIVLLTAGSETTANAEIFLLMLLAKNPKKLRKLHAEIDKCYPDIKQETTAELSLELPYLQACIDETMRLYAAMASGSPRETVNDTEILGYQVPKGTTVFPTTATLHLDPSIWTEPEEFIPERWIESSPSELKRSTMPFYPFSAGSRVCIGKNFALQEMFLSVVTLLRKFTLEYVGGQDESTVFRVALQLQAGKYMMKVRYR, encoded by the coding sequence ATGGTAAATCTGCACCGCCAATACGGCCCCATTGTTGTTCTGGCTCCTGGGATCATTGGAGTCTCAGATCCGGAGGCAATTCGCCGCATCATTGTCACCGAAGACTGGCCAAAGTCTCATGCGATCTACGCGAATTTTCGACAAGACCCCGAACGCCCGACATTATTGGCCTTCACCGATAAAAAGGCCTATTCTCATCGTAAGCGACTGGTATCGTCTACTTTCGGCATTCGATATATCAGAGGAATGGAGCCTATTATGAGAGAATGTGTGGCCGTTGCCATTGATCAGATATCGTCTATCTGTGATAATAACCAAGGCGAAGCGATGATTGACATCCATCGACTCATTCGCGCATTGGCAGTGGACATTATTGGAGCCACTGTTTTTGGTGAAACGTTCAATGTTGTCAAGCAGGGAAGCCATCCGCTGCCTTCGACAATTGAGCACAGCTTAGTTCTCTCTGGCATTTTCCAGTTTCTTCCTTGGCTGAAGGGACTTCCCTGGTTCCCAGCACGAGATCCATACATTGATCAGTTCACCCTGGAGATTGTGACTCAGAGACGGGCTACCATGACCAAAGAACCTCGAAAGGATCTGTTGCAGAAACTTGTTGAAGCTGTTGATGACCGACCCGGCTCTTCATTCCGGACATCCGATCTACAAGATGAAGCCATTGTCTTGTTGACCGCTGGAAGTGAAACTACAGCCAACGCAGAAATTTTCTTATTGATGTTGCTGGCAAAGAACCCCAAAAAACTGAGGAAGTTGCACGCCGAGATTGACAAATGCTACCCGGATATTAAGCAAGAAACTACTGCAGAATTATCGCTGGAGCTGCCGTACCTGCAAGCATGCATCGATGAAACTATGAGACTCTATGCTGCCATGGCAAGTGGCAGTCCACGAGAGACTGTCAATGACACGGAGATACTGGGATATCAAGTGCCCAAAGGGACTACAGTCTTCCCGACGACAGCCACGCTCCATTTAGATCCTTCGATATGGACTGAGCCGGAAGAGTTCATTCCAGAGCGTTGGATTGAGTCGAGCCCTAGTGAACTGAAACGGTCAACTATGCCATTTTACCCTTTTTCTGCAGGAAGTCGAGTCTGCATTGGGAAGAATTTTGCGCTGCAGGAAATGTTCCTGTCTGTTGTAACGCTGCTGAGAAAGTTCACATTGGAGTATGTCGGCGGCCAAGACGAATCGACCGTCTTCAGGGTCGCGTTGCAACTTCAGGCTGGAAAGTACATGATGAAGGTTCGGTATCGATAA
- a CDS encoding Alpha/beta hydrolase, putative: MAFGTLFTYTPNARALKILAAAQVNRLEVSVPREFRLGVTNQSSEFLAKFPLGKVPAFEGSDGTLIFESDAIAQYVAESGPFGDKLLGKDSLEKATIRQWILFSDLEIMSPVIELVMWRVGMVPFDASVEEKAMVTLRRGLSCLECYLNGRKWLATEDDPSLADFTLAGACFWAFMQVIDSKMRDEFPILTRFYQRIIAWEDVKYVFRQATFIEERIDH; this comes from the exons ATGGCATTCGGTACACTATTCACGTATACTCCCAATGCACGGGCCCTAAAG ATACTGGCAGCTGCCCAGGTAAACCGGTTAGAAGTCAGCGTTCCCCGGGAATTTCGATTGGGCGTCACGAATCAGTCCTCCGAGTTCCTTGCCAAATTTCCCTTGGGCAAAGTTCCAGCATTTGAAGGTTCAGATGGTACTCTGATTTTCGAATCCGACGCAATTGCACAATATGTGGCTGAGAGTGGCCCTTTCGGCGACAAGCTCCTTGGTAAAGATAGCCTTGAAAAGGCCACTATCCGGCAGTGGATTTTATTTTCGGATCTTGAAATCATGAGTCCAGTTATAGAATTGGTAATGTGGAGAGTTGGAATGGTGCCATTCGATGCATCTGTTGAGGAGAAGGCCATGGTGACTCTTCGCAGAGGCTTGAGCTGCTTGGAATGTTACTTGAATGGGCGGAAGTGGTTGGCTACTGAGGATGACCCAAGCTTGGCGGATTTCACTTTAGCTGGTGCATGCTTCTGGGCCTTTATGCAGGTCATTGATTCAAAGATGCGTGATGAGTTTCCGATTCTTACCCGATTTTATCAACGGATTATCGCATGGGAGGACGTGAAGTATGTCTTCCGGCAGGCAACTTTCATTGAAGAGCGGATTGACCATTGA
- a CDS encoding Reverse transcriptase, putative, protein MAVAGGGRKPNSPPETEFSKAPPKKPRNHFSTMEELAQSAREVLNTMENDGRGEIYIINFVKSVEQYALNSLKGDKPQVQVMEKVQQALNRLDQRMDSIEKATTAIKATATTPSTQTSNSNDSAAFWARLQKWGQGTGSGPPPSLPTSNGSSSIGVSPAELREDREIIVKIRDSDTRETLRRRTPREIVEQAERTREQAARRKASAPLGGGCHFLAAKVLPSGDVKMTANSASGAELLRKHADGWLKSFGPAAHVRKPTWGVVARGIDTKTMLLTQESMAGMAKELVRQNSHSWGDTQVEILHLGWLVKPGKRREGSIIIEFTDPVVANQAITQGTLWQHQVHQTTRFCREGRSKLCLKCQKPGHVHSQCLNEYQCGHCAKQHPTWECAKQGDVEVKCANCGGGHRPTSDACEVRTAAKEGARLALANSPLFHRVPLHFRQRETTKGSTTTSQSQQGLDTPIHAPQQTAQRTTIYRAAPTSNRTVIASHPTENAPHPTENASHPTKEIRRMYTKVGVEKPQRRKEPSHVMRTRSRTSEDDDLPIIPEELAETASAVSQSARSLRSQNQETMQFMTDPEKQLQTSYKKRRMTAPADDMAEDYVMDEQPRTTRRYQLVRHKVAEIDEDAEEEFHDASEHSDDPGTDTNNTTTSQ, encoded by the coding sequence atggctgtcgccggtggtggaagaaaaccaaattcgccccctgaaacagagttttcaaaggcaccccccaagaaaccacggaaccactttagtaccatggaggagctcgctcagagtgctagagaggtgctgaacacaatggaaaatgacggaagaggtgagatatatattatcaactttgtgaaatccgtcgagcaatacgcactgaactccctgaagggggacaaaccgcaggttcaggtcatggaaaaggtgcaacaggcactcaaccgactcgaccagcgtatggatagcatcgaaaaagctacgacggcgatcaaagcaacagcaacgacaccgtccacacaaacaagcaattcgaacgactcggcagccttctgggcacggctccagaaatggggacaagggaccggctccggcccccccccatctctcccgacaagcaatggatcatcctcgatcggagtttcgccagctgagctccgcgaagatcgagagattatcgtcaagattcgtgacagcgacacccgcgaaaccctccgccggcggacaccaagggagatcgtcgagcaggctgagaggacacgggagcaagccgcccggaggaaagccagtgccccccttggtggtggctgccacttcttagcggcgaaggttctcccctctggggatgtgaagatgacggcgaatagcgcttccggtgcggagttgctacgaaagcatgctgacggctggttgaaatcattcggcccagcagcacatgttaggaagccgacatggggggtagtagcgcgcggtatcgatacgaagacgatgctgttgacacaggagtcgatggcggggatggcgaaggagctggtacgccaaaacagccactcatggggtgatacccaggttgaaatcctccaccttggctggctagtaaaacctggcaagcgtcgtgaaggctctatcatcattgaattcaccgacccggtggttgcaaaccaggcgatcacgcagggtacgctctggcagcaccaagtgcaccagactacccgcttctgccgagaaggccgttcgaaattatgcctgaaatgtcagaaaccaggacatgtacactcacagtgtctaaacgaataccagtgcggccactgtgcgaagcaacacccgacctgggagtgtgctaagcaaggggacgtcgaagtgaaatgcgccaattgtggcggaggccataggccaacgagcgacgcatgcgaagtaagaacagcagcgaaagaaggggcaagactagcactggctaacagccctctattccatcgtgtgccactccacttccggcaaagggagactacgaagggtagtaccactacctcccagtcccaacagggactcgataccccaatccacgcgccgcagcaaactgcacagcgcacgacgatatatcgggcagcacctacatcgaatcggacggtgatcgcatcgcatccgacagagaacgcacctcatccgacagagaacgcatcgcatccgacaaaagaaattcggaggatgtatacaaaggttggggtggagaagccccaacgaagaaaggagcccagccatgtgatgcgaactagatcgagaacgtcggaggatgacgatctacctatcataccagaggagctcgctgaaactgcctcagcagtaagccagtcggctcgctctttgaggtcacagaaccaagagactatgcagttcatgacagatccggagaaacagctccagacgtcatataagaagaggaggatgacagcaccagctgatgatatggcggaggactacgttatggatgaacaaccccgaacgactcggcgataccaactggtacgacacaaagttgctgaaatcgacgaagatgcggaagaggagttccatgatgcgtcggagcacagtgatgatccaggaacagacaccaacaacaccaccacatctcaatga
- a CDS encoding Alpha/beta hydrolase, putative, protein MGGYLALRGAADPRIKAWISGWMSDSVFNSVVAVLSRQSFQLAWEFGHSMWVYGDTTPADVMRTMQKFTLKQSDDSEFLHKINGAVLVTGAQDTMYFTPDLNARRIFTRLTHLPEDRKALWVPSGVEFGGQQAKIGAIGVKQQRMFAWLDQQLEIHR, encoded by the exons ATGGGTGGTTATCTCGCCCTACGGGGAGCAGCCGACCCTCGAATCAAAGC TTGGATCTCTGGATGGATGAGCGATTCGGTCTTCAATTCGGTTGTGGCCGTATTGTCTCGTCAAAGCTTCCAACTGGCATGGGAGTTCGGACATAGTATGTGGGTTTATGGAGATACCACGCCCGCAGATGTGATGCGCACCATGCAAAAATTTACTCTAAAGCAGTCAGATGATTCGGAGTTTCTCCACAAAATCAATGGGGCCGTTCTGGTTACAGGGGCGCAGGACACCATGTACTTCACGCCTGATCTGAATGCACGCCGAATATTCACCCGTCTCACCCATTTACCCGAGGATCGGAAAGCACTATGGGTGCCGAGTGGTGTGGAGTTTGGAGGCCAGCAAGCTAAGATCGGTGCAATCGGCGTGAAACAGCAGCGTATGTTTGCGTGGCTGGACCAACAGTTAGAAATCCACCGATAA
- a CDS encoding Dipeptidyl aminopeptidase/acylaminoacyl peptidase, with amino-acid sequence MGWFFQSEFFEFEFLRVIGTAPVQGAEVGECLAAQSCIQDGNIDSWHRSWVKFGQMADSLGAKALEAKDHEAARWAFLRASNYWRASEFFLHCNPADPKMGEAFERSVASFRKAIQLLDGEVVLLEIPFEDMVLPAYLFLPPAHKQLPHGTPLLIHTGGFDSIGEELYFYVASGATQRGYAVLIFDGPGQGAVLRSKNAIFDLTGKL; translated from the coding sequence ATGGGCTGGTTCTTTCAATCCGAATTCTTTGAGTTTGAGTTCCTTCGAGTCATCGGTACCGCCCCTGTCCAAGGGGCCGAGGTGGGCGAATGTCTAGCTGCACAATCTTGCATCCAAGATGGAAATATCGACAGCTGGCATAGATCATGGGTCAAATTTGGCCAAATGGCAGACAGCCTTGGAGCCAAAGCCCTGGAAGCCAAAGATCACGAAGCAGCTCGGTGGGCCTTTCTTCGAGCTTCAAACTATTGGAGAGCAAGTGAATTCTTCCTGCATTGCAATCCCGCTGACCCAAAAATGGGCGAGGCCTTCGAAAGAAGTGTGGCAAGCTTTCGAAAAGCCATTCAGCTACTCGATGGAGAGGTTGTTCTTCTGGAAATTCCATTCGAAGACATGGTTTTGCCTGCCTACCTCTTCCTGCCCCCGGCCCACAAGCAGCTCCCTCATGGTACTCCACTTCTAATCCACACCGGTGGTTTTGACTCCATAGGCGAAGAGCTCTACTTCTATGTTGCTTCCGGGGCCACTCAACGGGGCTATGCTGTCCTCATATTTGATGGACCGGGCCAGGGGGCTGTTCTGCGTAGCAAAAACGCCATTTTCGACCTGACTGGGAAGTTGTGA